GCATCCTTTGAGGATGGCTGGTACAAGACCGGCGACTTGGGCTCTATCGACGAGGATGGGTTCCTCTATTTCAAGGGCCGCAAGAAAGACCTGATCGTGCTGGCCAACGGTCAGAACGTCTATCCGGAAGACATAGAACCGCTCTTGCAGAACCATGAGGCAGTGGAGGACGCGGTAGTCGTGGGCATGCCGAGTCCGAACGGCGGCGAAGACGTGCACGCCGTGATTGTGCCAAGCGACGGATTCGATGGCGGCACGGTGGTAGCGGAAGTAAATCCGCAGCTCGCCGCCCATCAGCAGATCAGAGGGTTCAGCACTTGGCCTGACGAGGAATTTCCTCGCACGCACACCCTCAAGGTAAAGAAAAACCTGGTGCTGGAGCGCCTCATTGCCGATGCGCAAGGGGAGGCAACTGCTGTGGAAACTCCGGCAGAGACTCCCAAAGAAGCCCAAACTCCATTGGAACAATTGATCGTCCGCATTTGCGATGTCTCACCCGCAGACGTACATGCCGACTGCATTCTGGGCGTCGACATCGGCCTGGATTCCCTCGGTCGGGTGGAATTGCTCTCGGCAATCGAACAGGAACTCGGTGTCTACATCGATGAGACCGAGGTGCATCCGGAAACGACGGTTGGGGACCTGGAAGCGCTGCTGGCACAGGGCAGCGCGAGTGAAGAGGAACGATTTCCAAGTTGGAGCCGCTCTGCGTGGTGTCGAGTGCTCCGTTCTGTACTGCACTACACATTCGTCAAGCCCGGTATAGCGCTGCTCTACAAGGTGCAGGTCGGAGGCAAGGAAAACTTGGAGGGTCTATCGGGGCCGGTGCTCTATGCGGCGAACCACAATTTGAAAGTGGATGCCGGTATGATTCTGTCAGCGCTCCCGGCGTCAATGCGCGGCCGGCTCGGGATCGCGGCGGCAGCCGACAACTATTTCTCGTCACTTTGGTGGCGGGTCTTTAGCCCGCTCTTGGGAAACACTTTTCCGTTTGCCCGCCAGGGCCCCGTGCGCCGCAGCCTGGAAAACCTGGGAAACCTGCTAGACAGCGATTGGTCGGTGCTCATTTTCCCGGAGGGTGATCGGACGGATGGAGAAGTAAAGGCCTTCAAGCCCGGCACCGGCTTTGTCGCCATGGAATCACGGACGCCAATCGTCCCGATTCGCGTCACGCTTGTGAAAGAAGGGCTGTACGAGGGGGCTACCTTCCCATCGCGCGGCCACGTGAAGGTGCAGATTGGCAAGCCCCTGATCTTTTCGCCCGGTACGGACTATCTGGAAGCCACGGAAAAGCTCGAGCAGGCGGTACGGGAGCTCTAGCCCTGCAACCAACCGTTCCTACTTCGACAGGCTCAGCACAAACGGTTGGGTGACAAGCTCAGCACAAACGGTTGGGTGGGCCGCAATAGAAGTGGCATGGAACGGTGTTTGAGGATCGTAGCAACCGTTCGTCCTGAGCTTGTCGAAGGATGGAAGGTTGTCCTGCTATGGATACAGCGGCTTGGTCTCCAAACCCATAGTCTCAGGTAAACCGAGCATGGCGTTGGCGTTCTGCAGTGCCTGGCCGGACGCACCCTTCACCAAGTTGTCGATGGCGGTAGTGACAATGAGATGCCCCGTCCGCTCGTGCACGACCGGATGAATAAGACAGTGGTTACTGCCGTAGGTCCACTTGGTCTTGGGCGAGACGGCAAGTACCTCTACGAATGGCTCATCGGCGTAGCGGGCCTGGTAGAGACTCGCCACTGCTTGCTGGGAAATGGGGCTGGCAAGCGACGCATAGCATGTAGCCAGGATGCCGCGGGTCATGGGAATGAGGTGCGGAACAAAGGTGACCTGCACGTCGGTATCCGCCACCGCGCTCAGTTCCTGCACGATCTCCGGCATGTGCCGGTGGCCCTGCAGCGCGTAGGCTTCCACGCTCTCATTGACTTCCGAATAGTGATTGGTCAGCGTCAGACTGCGTCCGCCGCCGGAAATGCCGGACTTGGCGTCCACGATCACGTGCGGGGGAATGAGACCTTCTGCAAGGGCAGGCGCCAGACCCAGAATTGCGCCGGTAGGATAGCAGCCGGGGTTGGCTACGATCTTGGCCTGCCGCACTTCATCCCGGTGCAACTCTGTGAGACCATAGACGGCGCTCTCCAGAAATTCTGCGCAGGGGTGTTCTTGATACCACTCCTGGTACGTTTGCGGATCATGCAGGCGAAAGTCTGCGGCGATGTCGACGACCGGCACACCGTCCTGAATGAAGGGCAGCAATGCCTCCGCCGATGCCTTGTGCGGCAATCCGGAAAAGACGAGATCTACGTTGGCATTGATTTCTTCCGTGATCACCTTGTCTCCCAGATGGCCTTTGGGAAAGAGGCTAGTGAATGGAAAGACTTCAGCCAGGCGCTTACCGGCTTGGCTGCGGCCGGTGACGGCTACGATTTGCATTTCCGGATGGCCGGCCAATAGCCTGATGAGCTCCAGCCCGGCATAGCCGGTTACGTTCAATATGCCGATGTTCATCGCAGTACTCCGCGTGCATGCTTAGTTGCGTCTGCGGACAATTCACCTCGTCCAAGCAAGACGACTAATCTCAATTTTAGGCCAAGAACTCTCAGTCTTTTCGCACTCTAACATAACGAATGTGCCTCAATGCGGGCGTTTGTTCCCGCCATCTTGGCCAAGATGTTTAGCCGTAGCGCGGGCGCTTGTTCCCCGCAACCTGACACCAATGTGCTCCGCCGTAGCGCGGGGGCTTGTCCCCCGCCTCTCAATTGTAAACACAAGCGCTAGGTCGACTAATTGACGAGAATCCCTACTGCACAGACTCGAATGACAGATAGAGAAACACAGTGGGGAATAGAAGTCTAGTGTAGCGAAACGCAGCAGAGTCGTAAAGCTCACCGCATCACGAGCATCAAGACGATAACTGCCGCCAGCCCAATACGATACAGCGCCAGCGGCCAGAGGCGGCCGCGCTGTAAGTAGCGCAAGAATACTCGAATGCAGAGATACCCCACCACCAGTGCGCTCAAGAACCCGACAACGAATATGGTACCGCCGTCACCGCTCAGGGCTGCGCCATCGAGATGGCGCGCTTCCCACACCCCCGCGCCAAAGATGACCGGCGCCATGAGTAGGAATGAAAACCGTGCCGCTTGCACTCGGCTCAAGCCTAGCAACATACCCATTGTGATGGTGCTGCCCGAGCGCGAGACCCCGGGCACGATGGCCAAAGCCTGGGCAAGACCGATAAGCAAGGCTCCCCGCCAATTAAGGTGATCGCAACCGCGCTCGCCGGTGTGTCGGGCGTCCACAATCCAAAGTATGACCCCAACCCCGGCGAGCGTAGCTGCAATGATCCATGGTGAGCGCAGCACTGTCGCCGCAGCCTCTTCGAGCAGCAGACCGGCGACTACCGCGGGCAGCGTGGCGAGCACGAGCAGCCACGCCAGCCGGCGGTTGGGTTCGGCCTGGATGTCCCGCTCGCGGATGGAAGTGAGAAACGCAAGCGCAAGCGCCAGGACGTCACGCCAGAAAACCATAAGCACGGCAAGGAGCGTGCCGACGTGAAGCGCCACCGCGAAGGGCAGACTATTCAATACTGGCGAAGACCATTGGAAGGCCCAGGGCAGAATGGCGAGATGGCCTGAACTAGAGATCGGCAGGAACTCGGTTATTCCTTGCACGACCCCCAAAATTGCGGCTGCAGCGACATCGTTTCTCCACCACGCCGTCGCTTGGGCGGCATTCGCAATGCCCTGATATGACATTAATGACCTTGGTTCCTGTCTAGGTGTTGCGGCGTGTTTGTTCTACGTGCTTAATGCTGCTGACGATTGCGGCATTTCCTGCGACGACGGAGCCAATCTGCGGTTGGAGCACAGGGGAACCGTCCATTGTGATAATCTCTCCGCCGGCTTCTCGGACGACTAACACTGCTGCGGCCATATCCCAGGCTTCCAACCGGTGGTGAAAGAAGCCGCTGAGACGTCCAGCCGCTACATAGCACAAAGCCAGCGCTGCCGATCCGGTGATGCGCAGCCCCGCTACCTGGGGCCGCAGCGCTGCCGCGAGTGCCATGCTCTCCGAGGAGGCCGGTTCGTTGTGTCCCAAGTCAAAGCCGAGCAGTGCATCATGCCAAGCAACATCTTGGCGCACGGCAATTGGTTCGCCGTTCCACGTCGCGCCCTTTCCTGCCTCGGCCACGAAGAGGTCGTCCAGCAAGGGATCGTACACCACGCCCACGACAGGCCGCTTTTGCTCGACAAACGCAATGCTCACAGTGAAGAGCGGAAAGCGATTAGCAATGTTGAGGGTGCCGTCGATAGGGTCGATGATCCACGTCGGCTCATCGGACAGCGGACGGTTGACCGTCTCTTCGGTGAGAAAGCGATGATTGGGAAGCGCAGAGCGTATCTGCTCTTGGATGAGGTCGTTTGCGGCCAGGTCGAGGCCGGTGACGAAGTCACCGCGCCCTTTGGTCTGCACTATGGCAGCGCTGGCAGCGTTGTCACGTAGGTACGCCCCGGATTCCTGAGCTGTGTCAATGGCGACCGCAATAGGTGACGGAGGCATGATTAAAGGTTACCTTTGCGCGTTGTTGGGAGCGGACCTCTGGGAGCACGGTCGTCTCCGGGAGCGCGGGCGTCCCGCCCGCACCCTACCATACACGAGCCACCGTCGAACCGGAACAGCTACTATTGAGGCACCTGGGCTTCTCGCGCTGCGTGGAGCGCTGGCGCAGCCTCGCAACGTTCACGTTAAGTCTCTAGTTCACAACCACTAAGCCCATTCTCCGCCCGAGCATACGCGCTGCTAAAGCGCCAGTCTACGTTTCGTTGGCAGAGACCGGCCTTCACGGGATTGGCTTCTATGTAAGCGATGGCTGCTGTGAAATGACGCTCATTCCGAATATAGCGATCAAAGTAATCCTGGCTCCAAAATGGCGCGGAGCAGCCGAATCGCTTGACCGCTTGATGGGCTGTAAATGACTTCCAGCTATGTATGATCGCGGATAGGGCAAGCCCTGCCAATGGCGTAAAGAGCACGTGAACGTGTGTCGGCATCACAACCCATGCGTGCAAATGGTAGCGTGTGTTAGCGAAATAGAGCAAGGCAGCTTCTACCATCGCTGCAAGCTGTGGGTTGCGTAAGGGCGTGTCTTTGGTCTCTTGATCAAGGTACGCCTCAAGCCGGCGGCGCAAGGCGGTCTTCTTGTGCGTTGCGCTGAGATGGCTAAGCTCTTGGCGCCAGCTTTCGAGTACGTCCGGCGGCAACGTTCCGGCAAGCCGGAAGGTAACCATCTGCGGGATCGCGCCGCCGTCGAAGTGTGGCAGGTAGCCACGAGAGTGCCAACCGCGTGGCTCAAGGGTGGGAGACGGCAGTGATGCGGGCGGGACGCCCGCGTTCCTGGGTCTTAGATACCCAACTCACGCGCAAGCCTATCGGACGTGAGGGCATCTTCACGGTAGCGCAGTGACTGAGGCGCGGCATAGGCGCGGTAGGCGGCAGTTGTGCGTCCATACGCGGCCAGCAAGGATGCCATGCTAGCCGGTTGCCGCTGGTGGTCGTGGGGTGTCCACACCACCAGACGACGTGGCGCGACCAGCGCAGCGGCATCGCAGATATCGAATTCGCGTAATACGCCAAAGAGAAACCAGGACGCATCGTAGGCGTAGAGTTCGTTCTCCACCAGCCAGCGGTACGAAGCCAAGCACTCGTAGGCGATAACTCCTGCGGCGCGCTGGTCCAGGGCGGCTGCAAACAGGGCTATCAGGGCTCCACCGCCACGGCCCCCCAGCATAATCTGCTTCGCGGTTGTCGCTGGAATTGTCGCGAGCGCGTCCAACCCACGCAAGACGTCTTGCACACGCATTCCCAGCAGTGGACGAGCCTGCAAGAATCCCATATAGGCTACTTTGTGGCTAATGTGCCCGTTGTCGCTCGTGCGAGGGTCATCAGAAACGGAGAAGCCGGTCTCTCCCATACCTCTCGGGTCAAGCGCCAAGGAGGCTATCCCGCGAACCGCCAAGGCATCGAGCAAAACGGCAGTATCCTCTGAGTCTTTACCTGCCTCATCAATCCAGAGCAGCATCGTGTCTTCCTGGGCGTCGACCGGAGTGCGCAGTACGCAGGGAACCATGATGCCAGGTTCCGATTCGAACACGATGCGTTCACGCTGCACGCGTTCACTGGATTCAAGTGGCACTTGCGTGACATCCAATTCGCCGGTCAACGGGGAGGAGGAGAGTACACGGCGCACGCGCTCACGCACAACCTGCTGGTAATTTGCAGCTTCGCTCTCGGTGCCGATTTCAGGCAAAGCCGGGTCTATGTCCGCCAATTCTTTGCGGTTGAGCGAGAACACGGTCTCGCTACCCAACTCGTAGACGTTTCCCGTTTCCGTGCACCAAAGGTCTTCGTCGGGCTCGAGTGTAATCTCCGTCTCGTCGATACCTTCTTCTTCTTTATCGAATAAGCGGTTGAACCACGCATACGCAGCTTGGCGCATCGGCAGATGGTAGCCGTGGTTCTGTTCCGCCACGGCCAGCGAGAGGAGGTCGGGTACGTCAAGTGCGGCGTAGACGCGCTTTGCGCTTGCCACAGAGTCGCGCGCGCCCGCCAACGGGAAGTAGTCTCCCGTAGCGGCGCCCACGCATAGTGGGCGCGGCGCGACGAGCGAAACATAGTCTTCGTGGTCAAGGCCTACGGCAAGTTGACCAAAGAGGTTCTGCTCAGCATCCTGGGGCCCGACGCTGTCCAAGAGGGCGGGGAAACCGGCTATGTAGCAGGTAGGCATAGCTGCTGTCACCCGGTCGTCGAAGGGCACGTATTGGGCAGTATTCGTACCGCCGCCGGAAACTCCCGTACAGCCGATGCGGGACGGGTCCACGTCTTCCCGGGAGAGGAGGTAGTCGAGAGCGCGAATACTATCCCAGATCATGAATTGAGCCAGGTTGGTTCCCAGCAACATACACTGCGCCCCAACGTTGCTGTGCTCGCGAGTCGACGAAGTGAAAGCGGAATCTTTCTTAATCGGATCCCAGTTCTGCCAGCGCTCGCCCTGGCCGAGGGGATCGTAGGCCAATACGAGATAGCCTTTCTCGGCAAAACCTGCGGGTGTGCGTTGATAGCCGTCCGCGGCCTTGCCGTTGCGGCTGTGGCCGAGCGGGAACAGAATCCCTGGGAAAGGCGCTGTGTGCTGTTTTGGCACATAGACAAGCGCGGTCACGTAGAATCGGGGACGGCTTT
This genomic stretch from Chloroflexota bacterium harbors:
- a CDS encoding AMP-binding protein, whose product is MQTLNDLLENSANRFGDSPALLIKPGIRVRCWRYGELWEASGRVAAFLHRQGIAKGDRVVIWAPNRPEWVLALFGCLRLGAIAVPFDIRSAPDFVAAVLGQTEPKFAFVSQFTPENAEIEALPHVNIEDLEDALEGNDAEIPRVEVAADDIAEIMFTSGTTGAPKGVILTHGNIVSNVVAGCREVMPQPQWRLLSLLPLSHMLEQTVGLLAVLFGGGRIVYPVSRQPSILVRTMQENGITSIVLVPQALELFMNAIERQAELTGKKETLAKLLRMAPRLPVWARRKLFGQVHRRFGGKLRFVMCGGARLDPALAEKWEALGVIVLQGYGTTEAAPIIACNSFQYKKLDALGKVLPGQEVRIASDGEIHTRGPNVTPGYWRQPEITEASFEDGWYKTGDLGSIDEDGFLYFKGRKKDLIVLANGQNVYPEDIEPLLQNHEAVEDAVVVGMPSPNGGEDVHAVIVPSDGFDGGTVVAEVNPQLAAHQQIRGFSTWPDEEFPRTHTLKVKKNLVLERLIADAQGEATAVETPAETPKEAQTPLEQLIVRICDVSPADVHADCILGVDIGLDSLGRVELLSAIEQELGVYIDETEVHPETTVGDLEALLAQGSASEEERFPSWSRSAWCRVLRSVLHYTFVKPGIALLYKVQVGGKENLEGLSGPVLYAANHNLKVDAGMILSALPASMRGRLGIAAAADNYFSSLWWRVFSPLLGNTFPFARQGPVRRSLENLGNLLDSDWSVLIFPEGDRTDGEVKAFKPGTGFVAMESRTPIVPIRVTLVKEGLYEGATFPSRGHVKVQIGKPLIFSPGTDYLEATEKLEQAVREL
- the argC gene encoding N-acetyl-gamma-glutamyl-phosphate reductase, yielding MNIGILNVTGYAGLELIRLLAGHPEMQIVAVTGRSQAGKRLAEVFPFTSLFPKGHLGDKVITEEINANVDLVFSGLPHKASAEALLPFIQDGVPVVDIAADFRLHDPQTYQEWYQEHPCAEFLESAVYGLTELHRDEVRQAKIVANPGCYPTGAILGLAPALAEGLIPPHVIVDAKSGISGGGRSLTLTNHYSEVNESVEAYALQGHRHMPEIVQELSAVADTDVQVTFVPHLIPMTRGILATCYASLASPISQQAVASLYQARYADEPFVEVLAVSPKTKWTYGSNHCLIHPVVHERTGHLIVTTAIDNLVKGASGQALQNANAMLGLPETMGLETKPLYP
- the uppP gene encoding undecaprenyl-diphosphatase UppP, with product MSYQGIANAAQATAWWRNDVAAAAILGVVQGITEFLPISSSGHLAILPWAFQWSSPVLNSLPFAVALHVGTLLAVLMVFWRDVLALALAFLTSIRERDIQAEPNRRLAWLLVLATLPAVVAGLLLEEAAATVLRSPWIIAATLAGVGVILWIVDARHTGERGCDHLNWRGALLIGLAQALAIVPGVSRSGSTITMGMLLGLSRVQAARFSFLLMAPVIFGAGVWEARHLDGAALSGDGGTIFVVGFLSALVVGYLCIRVFLRYLQRGRLWPLALYRIGLAAVIVLMLVMR
- a CDS encoding inositol monophosphatase family protein, producing MPPSPIAVAIDTAQESGAYLRDNAASAAIVQTKGRGDFVTGLDLAANDLIQEQIRSALPNHRFLTEETVNRPLSDEPTWIIDPIDGTLNIANRFPLFTVSIAFVEQKRPVVGVVYDPLLDDLFVAEAGKGATWNGEPIAVRQDVAWHDALLGFDLGHNEPASSESMALAAALRPQVAGLRITGSAALALCYVAAGRLSGFFHHRLEAWDMAAAVLVVREAGGEIITMDGSPVLQPQIGSVVAGNAAIVSSIKHVEQTRRNT
- a CDS encoding transposase, encoding MVTFRLAGTLPPDVLESWRQELSHLSATHKKTALRRRLEAYLDQETKDTPLRNPQLAAMVEAALLYFANTRYHLHAWVVMPTHVHVLFTPLAGLALSAIIHSWKSFTAHQAVKRFGCSAPFWSQDYFDRYIRNERHFTAAIAYIEANPVKAGLCQRNVDWRFSSAYARAENGLSGCELET
- a CDS encoding acetylxylan esterase, encoding MATSSALFATDTIPGDMLQNYLIQQAHVLFDHAEKERAAIQTSAQWKLRRARLMTAFEQAIGPFPEERCSLNTRVIGKLERERYTIHKIIFESRPRFYVTALVYVPKQHTAPFPGILFPLGHSRNGKAADGYQRTPAGFAEKGYLVLAYDPLGQGERWQNWDPIKKDSAFTSSTREHSNVGAQCMLLGTNLAQFMIWDSIRALDYLLSREDVDPSRIGCTGVSGGGTNTAQYVPFDDRVTAAMPTCYIAGFPALLDSVGPQDAEQNLFGQLAVGLDHEDYVSLVAPRPLCVGAATGDYFPLAGARDSVASAKRVYAALDVPDLLSLAVAEQNHGYHLPMRQAAYAWFNRLFDKEEEGIDETEITLEPDEDLWCTETGNVYELGSETVFSLNRKELADIDPALPEIGTESEAANYQQVVRERVRRVLSSSPLTGELDVTQVPLESSERVQRERIVFESEPGIMVPCVLRTPVDAQEDTMLLWIDEAGKDSEDTAVLLDALAVRGIASLALDPRGMGETGFSVSDDPRTSDNGHISHKVAYMGFLQARPLLGMRVQDVLRGLDALATIPATTAKQIMLGGRGGGALIALFAAALDQRAAGVIAYECLASYRWLVENELYAYDASWFLFGVLREFDICDAAALVAPRRLVVWTPHDHQRQPASMASLLAAYGRTTAAYRAYAAPQSLRYREDALTSDRLARELGI